One Desulfocurvibacter africanus subsp. africanus DSM 2603 DNA segment encodes these proteins:
- the csx31 gene encoding type III-E CRISPR-associated protein Csx31 has product MRFVCGDKAGPATILAVQRRPHDGTRVYIAQVRGLQVVIPQQYTPPRSDYRPGEIISQVVCVLERVFAVRGYERDLCSQLFAPEHEGWFRPASPLGLEVWKHRLAGLASDACTRGAADLELKPMGRNAQQAGGSLRQAETPSWVMPVNVHPLSEAMNGAWNFFPAPQHVAHGLGNLSAGYRSEGVHRRFNPPVAFRGVCETGGRSTRVHIFLHPWLEPRVAHEQVWRRLAATPGREEERALWDQLLSGLPLPESVRRAMGLCRREGGACPGDCTAERFGGAQEAVSIGIRALWRQAVTFFEEMTTKSVRLWPAGHGSTGVEAWCLDRVGRRLDNGAKCWPWLYLKGVVHDCAQGNATQSVFHLGLAGVGLSPTRWAAEPWGCKDLDLVTEGRLDRVERI; this is encoded by the coding sequence ATGCGCTTCGTCTGCGGCGACAAGGCAGGACCTGCCACGATCCTTGCGGTGCAGCGCCGGCCCCACGATGGCACCCGCGTGTACATCGCGCAGGTGCGGGGGCTGCAGGTGGTCATCCCGCAGCAATACACCCCGCCAAGATCCGACTACCGCCCCGGAGAGATCATCAGCCAAGTGGTCTGCGTCCTGGAGCGGGTCTTCGCGGTCAGGGGCTATGAACGCGACCTGTGCAGCCAGCTCTTTGCTCCGGAGCACGAAGGCTGGTTCCGCCCTGCTTCGCCCCTGGGCTTGGAGGTCTGGAAGCACCGGCTGGCCGGGCTGGCCTCCGACGCATGCACGCGCGGCGCGGCTGACTTGGAGCTTAAGCCCATGGGCCGCAACGCTCAGCAGGCCGGCGGTAGTTTGCGTCAGGCCGAAACTCCTTCCTGGGTCATGCCCGTCAATGTGCATCCCCTTTCCGAGGCCATGAACGGCGCCTGGAATTTTTTCCCGGCTCCGCAGCACGTGGCGCATGGCCTTGGCAACCTGTCGGCCGGCTACAGAAGCGAGGGCGTGCACAGGAGATTCAACCCGCCCGTGGCCTTCCGGGGAGTTTGCGAGACCGGTGGCAGGAGCACGCGCGTGCACATTTTTCTCCATCCCTGGCTCGAACCACGTGTGGCCCACGAACAGGTCTGGCGGCGTCTTGCGGCGACTCCTGGCCGAGAGGAGGAGCGAGCCCTGTGGGACCAATTGCTGTCCGGGCTGCCCCTGCCCGAATCGGTCAGGCGGGCCATGGGCCTATGCAGACGAGAGGGCGGGGCCTGCCCCGGTGACTGTACCGCCGAACGTTTTGGCGGAGCCCAGGAGGCGGTTTCCATCGGGATTCGAGCTTTATGGCGCCAGGCTGTCACCTTTTTCGAGGAAATGACGACCAAGAGCGTGAGGCTGTGGCCGGCAGGGCATGGAAGCACGGGTGTCGAGGCCTGGTGCCTCGACCGGGTTGGGCGTCGGCTGGATAACGGCGCCAAATGCTGGCCATGGCTGTACCTCAAGGGAGTCGTTCATGACTGCGCGCAGGGCAACGCGACGCAAAGCGTCTTTCACCTGGGGTTGGCCGGCGTCGGCCTGTCCCCGACCCGCTGGGCGGCCGAGCCCTGGGGCTGCAAGGACCTGGACCTGGTCACCGAAGGCAGGCTGGACCGCGTCGAACGGATCTAG
- a CDS encoding type III-E CRISPR-associated RpoE-like sigma factor — protein MADHPCIEIRARSPECVPCRIRLRDLCDEFGVALGKIAANLRGRFSHAVSEAARDDLVAEVAEAALRGVEGYEGRRGAAFSSWVWAIYLRKRVDFFRRGEPRSVSLDSLEPWQEPEAEDDKEAQDVAEAVYEAIRLMETSGEAECTRLFQDLYRFLGIGKKQKDLAEHYGLKVNSLNQRISRCRRRLKELMGLA, from the coding sequence ATGGCCGATCATCCGTGCATAGAAATCCGTGCGCGCAGCCCGGAGTGCGTCCCGTGCCGCATACGGCTCCGGGACTTGTGCGACGAGTTTGGCGTGGCCCTGGGCAAGATCGCCGCCAACCTGCGGGGGCGCTTCTCGCACGCCGTTTCCGAGGCGGCCAGGGATGATCTCGTGGCAGAAGTGGCCGAGGCCGCCCTGCGCGGGGTCGAGGGTTACGAAGGCCGACGCGGGGCGGCGTTCTCATCCTGGGTCTGGGCCATCTACTTGCGCAAGCGCGTCGACTTCTTCCGCAGGGGTGAGCCCCGCAGCGTCTCCCTGGATAGCCTCGAGCCCTGGCAGGAGCCCGAGGCCGAGGACGATAAGGAGGCCCAGGACGTGGCCGAGGCGGTCTACGAGGCCATCCGGCTCATGGAGACCTCGGGCGAGGCCGAGTGCACCAGGCTGTTCCAGGATCTCTACCGCTTCCTGGGCATCGGCAAGAAGCAGAAGGATCTGGCCGAGCACTACGGGCTGAAGGTCAATTCGCTCAATCAGCGCATTTCGCGCTGCAGAAGGCGCCTCAAGGAACTCATGGGGCTGGCCTGA